Proteins encoded by one window of Pseudomonas coleopterorum:
- the nadA gene encoding quinolinate synthase NadA, whose amino-acid sequence MTQISERLLVQAHLDAKQPKPLTLEQEADYRSAIAAELKAQDAVLVAHYYCDPVIQALAEETGGCVSDSLEMARFGNQHSARTVVVAGVRFMGETAKILNPEKRVLMPTLEATCSLDLGCPVDAFSAFCDQHPERTVVVYANTSAAVKARADWVVTSSCALEIVESLMDNGEKIIWAPDKHLGNYIQTHTGADMLMWDGACIVHEEFKSRQLSDMRALYPDAAILVHPESPAEVIALADAVGSTSQLIAAARTLPQQTLIVATDRGIFYKMQQAVPGKTLIEAPTAGNGAACRSCAHCPWMAMNTLERTLECLRAGSNEITVNPALIPQAVRPLKRMLDFTQAARLKAAGNA is encoded by the coding sequence ATGACGCAGATATCCGAACGCCTTCTGGTTCAGGCTCACCTGGATGCCAAGCAGCCCAAGCCTCTGACACTGGAGCAGGAAGCCGACTACCGTTCAGCCATCGCTGCCGAGCTCAAGGCTCAGGACGCGGTGCTGGTTGCTCACTACTACTGCGATCCGGTGATCCAGGCGCTGGCCGAGGAAACGGGCGGTTGTGTGTCCGACTCGCTGGAAATGGCACGTTTTGGCAACCAGCACTCAGCTCGCACCGTGGTGGTGGCGGGCGTTCGGTTCATGGGCGAAACGGCGAAGATCCTCAACCCTGAAAAACGTGTGCTCATGCCCACTCTGGAAGCGACTTGCTCGCTGGACCTGGGTTGCCCGGTCGATGCATTCTCGGCTTTCTGCGATCAGCATCCCGAGCGCACGGTGGTGGTCTATGCCAACACCTCGGCCGCGGTTAAGGCACGTGCCGACTGGGTAGTGACGTCGAGCTGCGCGCTGGAGATCGTCGAGAGCCTGATGGACAACGGCGAGAAGATCATCTGGGCGCCGGACAAGCATCTGGGCAACTACATCCAGACCCACACTGGCGCTGACATGCTGATGTGGGACGGTGCCTGCATCGTGCACGAGGAGTTCAAGTCGCGGCAACTGAGCGACATGCGTGCGCTGTATCCCGATGCCGCGATTCTGGTGCACCCCGAGTCGCCGGCAGAGGTCATCGCACTGGCTGACGCCGTGGGCTCCACCAGCCAATTGATTGCCGCTGCCCGTACGTTGCCGCAGCAGACGCTGATCGTGGCAACCGATCGCGGTATCTTCTACAAGATGCAACAGGCCGTGCCTGGCAAGACGCTGATCGAGGCCCCCACGGCGGGCAACGGCGCTGCCTGTCGCAGCTGCGCGCATTGCCCGTGGATGGCCATGAACACGCTGGAGCGTACGCTGGAATGCCTGCGCGCCGGCAGTAACGAAATTACCGTGAATCCGGCGCTGATTCCCCAGGCTGTTCGGCCGCTCAAGCGCATGCTGGACTTTACCCAGGCAGCGCGCCTGAAAGCGGCTGGCAACGCCTGA
- the queE gene encoding 7-carboxy-7-deazaguanine synthase QueE, producing MQDTLRITEVFYSLQGETRTAGLPTVFVRLTGCPLRCQYCDSAYAFSGGTQRTLDSLMEQVASYKPRYVCVTGGEPLAQPNAIPLMQRLCDAGYEVSVETSGALDISAVDTRVSRVLDLKTPGSLEVHRNRYENIELLTRNDQVKFVLCSREDYDWAVSKLIQYGLDQRAGEVLFSPSKDQLRATDLADWIVADNLPVRLQMQLHKLLWNDEPGR from the coding sequence ATGCAAGACACACTACGTATCACCGAAGTCTTCTACTCCCTGCAGGGTGAGACGCGGACCGCTGGCCTGCCCACGGTTTTCGTGCGCCTGACCGGTTGCCCTTTGCGCTGCCAATACTGCGACAGCGCCTATGCATTCAGCGGGGGTACCCAGCGTACCCTAGACTCGCTCATGGAGCAGGTGGCTAGCTACAAGCCCCGCTATGTGTGCGTGACCGGGGGCGAGCCGTTGGCCCAGCCCAATGCCATTCCATTGATGCAGCGCCTGTGCGATGCCGGCTATGAGGTTTCCGTGGAAACCAGCGGTGCGCTCGACATCAGCGCAGTGGACACTCGAGTCAGCCGGGTGCTTGATTTGAAGACCCCAGGTTCCCTCGAGGTCCATCGCAATCGCTACGAGAACATCGAGCTGCTGACCCGCAACGACCAGGTCAAATTCGTCCTGTGCTCGCGCGAAGATTACGACTGGGCCGTCTCCAAGCTGATCCAGTACGGTCTGGACCAGCGCGCTGGCGAAGTGCTGTTCTCGCCGAGCAAGGATCAACTGCGTGCAACCGATCTGGCCGACTGGATCGTGGCCGACAACCTGCCGGTGCGCCTGCAGATGCAATTGCACAAACTTCTTTGGAACGACGAGCCGGGGCGCTGA
- the queC gene encoding 7-cyano-7-deazaguanine synthase QueC — protein MNDTTEHQKKAVILLSGGLDSATVVAMAKDQGYACYTMSFDYGQRHRAELNAAARVARDLGVVQHKVIGLNLDGMGGSALTDTSIDVPETLGEGIPVTYVPARNTVFLSLALGWAEVLEARDIFIGVNAVDYSGYPDCRPEFIEAFERLANLATKAGVEGNGFTIQAPLQNLSKAEIVKAGVALGVDYGLTVSCYQADDEGQACGKCDSCRLRAEGFTAAGVSDPTRYF, from the coding sequence ATGAACGACACAACCGAGCACCAGAAAAAAGCGGTCATCCTGCTCTCCGGCGGCCTGGATTCCGCGACCGTAGTGGCGATGGCCAAAGACCAGGGCTACGCCTGCTACACCATGAGTTTCGACTATGGTCAGCGCCATCGCGCCGAGCTTAACGCGGCAGCGCGGGTGGCTCGCGATCTGGGCGTGGTCCAGCACAAGGTCATTGGACTGAATCTGGACGGGATGGGCGGTTCGGCGCTGACCGATACGTCGATCGACGTTCCCGAAACCTTGGGCGAGGGTATTCCGGTGACGTACGTACCGGCGCGCAACACGGTCTTTTTGTCGCTGGCCCTGGGCTGGGCCGAGGTGCTGGAGGCGCGGGACATCTTCATCGGTGTCAACGCGGTCGACTACTCCGGCTATCCGGACTGCCGACCCGAGTTCATCGAGGCCTTCGAGCGCCTGGCCAATCTGGCTACCAAGGCCGGGGTGGAAGGCAATGGCTTCACCATTCAGGCGCCGTTGCAGAACCTGAGCAAGGCCGAAATCGTCAAGGCGGGCGTGGCGCTGGGTGTGGACTACGGCCTGACGGTGTCCTGCTATCAGGCTGACGACGAAGGCCAGGCCTGTGGCAAATGCGACAGCTGCCGCTTGCGCGCGGAAGGCTTCACTGCAGCCGGTGTGAGTGACCCTACACGTTATTTTTGA